Proteins from a genomic interval of Endomicrobiales bacterium:
- a CDS encoding VacB/RNase II family 3'-5' exoribonuclease, whose translation MKRKFNKNHGQDNFRGCGKKQRHDDLREGKVEHHGRFAFLVSQDQSYSDVFLRGPSLNLAMDGDIVVARTYKEFDGRFSGEIIEVLKHAKTTMVGVLKEFPHGWVIFPESGNSQMVQVNSFAPNIIPKNGILAVVEVSKWPTQTSGAAGVVTELLGDPNNLDVRITKLLRARAINEFFPKNVLEQSKLFPDKLTPELWAGREELFNIKIFTIDGADARDFDDAVSLEQLDGGLVRLGVHIADVAHYVKPGSAIDKEAYLRGTSVYLPDRVVPMLPESLSNGLCSLVPHQERLTMSVFMDIDLHGKVIHRRIANTVIHSVHRFTYDEVEEILNGKKPHALPSGLAEIINKMGELSSILYKHRVTRGALDFDLAEYKVETDKNGKPTRVVLRPRLKSNRLIEEFMLLANEAIATELMAAKYPFLHRRHDEPDPQKIKILAKTLGDMDLSAGHLIGAKSISKVLQDILRQAENHPLSEIINSLIVRSMKQAVYSPESLGHFGIATKAYAHFTSPIRRYPDLMAHRAIKAMLLKVKENHGALSLNEAGLHCSQRERTAAEAEYKAIDLMRAELFKEQIGVEMDAIVTNSIETGSFVFCEQNGAEGMLRYTTLKPGTKIRVVVDSVNIAEGKIDFRLAQKQQMPPQITIVEKTSRIKHPRKHGRSKRRK comes from the coding sequence TTGAAAAGAAAATTTAACAAAAATCACGGTCAAGATAATTTCAGAGGCTGCGGAAAAAAACAAAGGCACGACGACTTGCGTGAGGGCAAAGTAGAGCATCACGGCCGTTTTGCTTTTTTAGTTTCACAAGATCAGTCATACAGCGATGTATTTTTGCGTGGCCCAAGCTTAAACCTTGCAATGGATGGCGACATTGTTGTAGCGCGCACATATAAAGAATTTGATGGCCGTTTTAGCGGGGAAATTATAGAAGTTTTAAAACATGCCAAAACAACAATGGTTGGTGTTTTAAAAGAGTTTCCGCACGGCTGGGTAATATTTCCGGAAAGCGGCAACTCTCAAATGGTTCAGGTAAATAGCTTCGCGCCAAACATAATTCCCAAAAATGGTATTTTGGCGGTAGTAGAGGTAAGCAAATGGCCTACGCAAACAAGCGGTGCCGCTGGAGTAGTAACTGAGCTGCTTGGTGACCCAAACAATTTAGATGTTCGCATAACTAAATTGCTGCGTGCAAGAGCAATAAATGAGTTTTTCCCGAAAAATGTTCTTGAACAAAGTAAATTATTCCCAGATAAATTAACTCCAGAGCTCTGGGCTGGCAGAGAAGAACTTTTCAATATAAAGATATTTACAATAGATGGCGCGGACGCTAGAGATTTTGACGATGCCGTCTCACTTGAGCAACTTGATGGTGGTTTAGTGCGGCTTGGCGTTCATATAGCCGATGTGGCGCATTATGTAAAACCAGGAAGCGCAATAGACAAAGAGGCATACCTGAGAGGTACAAGCGTTTACCTGCCTGACCGTGTTGTGCCAATGCTTCCAGAATCATTGTCTAACGGTTTGTGCAGTTTGGTGCCTCATCAAGAGCGGCTTACAATGTCGGTTTTTATGGACATTGACTTGCACGGCAAAGTAATACACCGCCGCATAGCAAACACTGTTATCCATTCAGTCCACCGTTTTACTTATGACGAAGTTGAAGAAATATTAAACGGCAAAAAACCTCACGCGTTGCCAAGCGGCCTTGCGGAAATAATAAATAAAATGGGTGAGCTTTCAAGTATTTTATATAAACATCGTGTCACCCGCGGCGCTTTAGATTTTGATTTGGCTGAGTATAAGGTAGAAACAGACAAAAATGGCAAGCCAACTCGTGTGGTTTTGCGCCCTCGTCTTAAAAGCAATCGTTTAATAGAAGAGTTTATGCTGCTTGCAAACGAAGCTATAGCCACAGAGCTTATGGCGGCAAAATATCCATTTTTACACCGCCGCCACGATGAGCCCGACCCGCAAAAGATTAAAATACTTGCGAAAACTTTAGGCGATATGGACTTATCCGCAGGCCATCTTATAGGTGCTAAAAGCATAAGCAAAGTATTGCAAGATATACTAAGGCAAGCCGAAAATCACCCGCTTTCAGAAATAATAAACTCACTAATTGTTCGCAGTATGAAGCAAGCGGTTTACTCACCTGAATCATTGGGGCACTTTGGTATAGCTACAAAGGCGTACGCGCACTTTACATCGCCAATCCGTCGCTATCCCGACCTTATGGCGCACCGTGCAATAAAAGCTATGTTGCTTAAAGTAAAAGAAAACCACGGCGCACTTTCCCTAAACGAAGCAGGTTTGCACTGTTCACAAAGGGAGCGAACTGCCGCGGAGGCGGAGTACAAAGCCATTGATTTAATGCGTGCGGAGCTATTTAAAGAGCAAATAGGCGTAGAAATGGATGCTATAGTCACAAATTCTATAGAGACCGGTTCCTTTGTGTTCTGTGAGCAAAACGGAGCAGAAGGAATGCTGAGATACACAACTTTAAAACCGGGCACCAAAATTAGAGTGGTGGTGGACTCAGTCAACATTGCTGAGGGTAAAATAGATTTTAGGCTTGCTCAAAAACAGCAAATGCCGCCCCAGATAACCATAGTAGAAAAAACCTCCCGCATAAAACACCCCAGAAAACACGGCAGAAGCAAAAGAAGAAAATAA
- the rpmB gene encoding 50S ribosomal protein L28, with protein MSFKCTICGKGPSAGKTVSHSNMRTNRVFNPNLQKQRIVVDGVTKRELVCMKCLKKPGTIVRPA; from the coding sequence ATGTCATTTAAGTGTACCATTTGTGGTAAAGGCCCTTCAGCCGGTAAAACTGTAAGCCATTCCAATATGAGAACCAACCGCGTTTTTAACCCAAACTTACAGAAACAAAGAATCGTTGTTGACGGAGTAACAAAAAGAGAGTTGGTTTGCATGAAATGCCTGAAAAAACCCGGCAC
- the recG gene encoding ATP-dependent DNA helicase RecG, producing the protein MNNLQTSVRYIKGIGPKREKLLAKLGLITVRDLLFYLPRRYINRTIIMSIASVLPPCEVTIKGKVLARDVKRLSKSLTLFKAAISDGTGIAYCVFFRKAGLYQKHNPFDGLLKDFEVGQDVLVYGSCGFTQGEKQVSVIEYAPCIDQQKQKDFLGIIPVYPLSDGVSSKLMRDVIKQITPAVASVQETLPSKILNENSLMGIKDALHQIHFPESELNAEDARKRLAFDEVLSMLLALGQFKKNVESVPKIHNYELKKTLLTKFKEKLKFNFTLAQKKAINQIFADMLSKRPMNRLLVGDVGCGKTVVALSAMLLAIENGNKAALLAPTEILAQQHKLTIDSMLNGLGVKSVLLTSASLGSTKKRAQLMEEINSGGADIIIGTHAILEGNVEIPKLSMAVIDEQHRFGVMQRSTMRKKGSTIDMLVMSATPIPRTVALTLYADLDLTIIDQMPPGRIPIATYNLNPQSAYEVVIKELAAGRQAYIVYPLIEETEKLDLKAAIKEYEKLSKTLFVKYKTALLHGQLSADEKQAVMDSFKANKTQLLFCTTVIEVGIDVPNATVMVIEHAERFGLATLHQLRGRVGRGKDKSYCLLISKAKTDDARRRIKIMLSTNDGFVIAQEDFKLRGFGELFGTLQHGSPVFSALNPFTDSAIIELAKNISVSILISQSWESGKEYSVLRNRVFSLYAQKLELPKIG; encoded by the coding sequence ATGAACAATTTACAAACATCGGTTCGCTACATTAAAGGCATAGGCCCCAAACGGGAAAAACTGCTTGCAAAGCTCGGTCTTATTACCGTGCGAGACCTTTTGTTTTACTTACCTCGTCGTTACATAAACAGAACAATTATAATGTCAATTGCCAGTGTTTTGCCCCCATGTGAAGTTACTATAAAGGGCAAAGTGTTAGCAAGAGATGTGAAAAGATTAAGCAAATCGTTAACCCTTTTTAAAGCGGCAATATCTGACGGAACAGGTATTGCTTATTGCGTGTTTTTCAGAAAGGCCGGCCTGTATCAAAAACACAATCCATTTGACGGACTTTTAAAGGATTTTGAAGTAGGTCAAGATGTGCTTGTTTATGGCAGTTGTGGTTTTACTCAAGGCGAAAAACAGGTAAGCGTAATTGAATATGCCCCATGTATTGACCAGCAAAAACAAAAAGATTTTTTGGGCATAATTCCTGTGTATCCACTTAGCGATGGGGTTTCTTCAAAGTTAATGCGTGATGTTATAAAACAAATAACTCCCGCAGTTGCGAGCGTGCAAGAAACATTGCCGTCTAAAATATTAAACGAGAATTCGCTTATGGGAATAAAAGACGCATTACATCAAATACATTTTCCTGAAAGTGAATTAAATGCCGAAGATGCACGCAAACGCCTTGCCTTTGATGAAGTGTTATCAATGTTGCTGGCCCTTGGGCAATTTAAAAAGAATGTTGAAAGTGTACCTAAAATACATAATTATGAATTAAAGAAAACGCTTCTCACTAAATTTAAAGAAAAGTTGAAATTTAATTTTACCCTGGCGCAAAAAAAAGCAATAAACCAAATTTTCGCCGATATGCTTTCAAAGCGTCCAATGAACCGTTTGCTTGTGGGCGATGTTGGTTGTGGCAAAACAGTTGTAGCGCTTAGCGCAATGTTGTTGGCGATAGAAAATGGAAATAAGGCGGCATTGCTTGCCCCAACGGAAATACTTGCCCAGCAACACAAACTAACAATTGATTCAATGCTCAATGGGCTTGGTGTAAAAAGTGTGTTGCTAACCTCGGCAAGTTTAGGAAGCACAAAAAAAAGAGCCCAATTGATGGAAGAAATAAATTCTGGTGGTGCCGATATTATCATAGGTACCCATGCCATATTGGAAGGCAATGTTGAAATTCCAAAACTTTCTATGGCTGTTATAGATGAACAACATCGTTTTGGTGTAATGCAGCGTTCAACTATGCGCAAGAAAGGGTCAACAATTGATATGCTTGTAATGAGCGCCACCCCAATACCGCGCACAGTTGCTTTAACCCTCTATGCCGACTTGGATTTAACTATAATAGACCAAATGCCTCCCGGGCGAATACCAATTGCAACCTATAACCTAAACCCGCAAAGCGCGTATGAGGTTGTAATAAAAGAGCTTGCGGCTGGCCGTCAGGCATACATTGTATATCCCCTAATAGAAGAAACAGAAAAATTAGATTTAAAAGCCGCAATAAAAGAATATGAGAAACTTTCTAAAACACTATTCGTTAAATATAAAACAGCATTATTGCATGGGCAATTAAGCGCGGATGAAAAGCAAGCTGTTATGGATAGTTTTAAGGCAAATAAAACTCAATTACTATTTTGTACAACTGTTATAGAGGTTGGGATAGATGTTCCAAATGCCACTGTAATGGTAATTGAGCATGCCGAACGCTTTGGGCTTGCTACATTGCACCAACTGCGTGGCAGAGTTGGCAGGGGAAAAGATAAGTCGTACTGTCTGCTTATTTCAAAAGCGAAAACAGACGATGCAAGAAGAAGAATAAAAATTATGCTTTCAACCAATGATGGTTTTGTAATTGCTCAGGAAGATTTTAAGCTTCGCGGTTTTGGGGAACTTTTTGGCACATTACAGCACGGCTCACCTGTGTTTTCGGCATTAAACCCATTTACTGACAGCGCAATAATTGAGCTCGCAAAAAACATATCGGTTTCAATACTTATAAGCCAAAGTTGGGAGAGTGGCAAAGAGTATTCTGTATTAAGAAACAGGGTGTTTTCGCTTTATGCTCAAAAGCTTGAACTTCCCAAAATTGGTTGA
- a CDS encoding septation protein SpoVG family protein — protein MKKNIISVITLSLFLLTIGFASCLASELAVTNVRSSSGSYSVTFNNSLTVKSLKLKKVGDNYFVVLPEYVAKNKRVYPQARVLTKEANVALIDAMLNGKTSTNTALKLEYAVKKISQYQKKSNLKAFVTIVFNEALELEFKLISTRNGLWLAPASIKTGDKYKQIVDILDKDLSDSIEREVIDKYNKIVNDEY, from the coding sequence ATGAAAAAAAATATAATATCAGTAATTACTCTGTCATTATTTCTTTTAACAATTGGTTTTGCCAGTTGCCTCGCAAGTGAGCTTGCCGTAACTAATGTGCGCTCGTCAAGCGGCTCATACAGCGTTACATTTAACAATTCACTTACAGTTAAATCATTAAAGCTAAAAAAAGTTGGCGATAACTACTTTGTTGTGTTGCCTGAGTATGTGGCAAAAAATAAAAGAGTGTACCCGCAAGCAAGAGTGCTTACAAAAGAGGCAAATGTTGCGTTAATAGATGCAATGCTTAATGGCAAAACTTCAACTAACACAGCTTTAAAATTAGAATATGCGGTTAAAAAAATATCTCAGTACCAAAAAAAATCTAACCTGAAGGCATTTGTAACGATAGTATTTAATGAGGCATTGGAGCTTGAGTTTAAATTGATAAGTACACGCAATGGGCTTTGGCTGGCTCCTGCGTCTATAAAAACAGGTGATAAATACAAACAAATAGTTGATATACTTGACAAAGATTTAAGTGATTCAATAGAAAGAGAAGTTATAGATAAATACAATAAAATTGTTAATGACGAGTATTGA
- a CDS encoding Fic family protein yields MKTKFNPKFTITPKINKTLIEIERVRGFLDAVKLKEDWVTDMQQKALILESHHSTHIEGTALSIEQSQNILEGKKVNDVNRDDKNELLNYKQAMDFISRYLGKDDSFSEGLIREIHKLLVKNVRGGYADPGNYRKIQNYVVNSQTKEVVYTPPNPFDVPMLMKEFVDWVNMSGEISPILIAGIVQFQFVHIHPFIDGNGRTARLLSTLVLYKTGYDFKRLFTISEYYDRDRPLYYKAIQSVRNNNMNMTYWLEYFVAGLHSQMEEIRQKGAQLIKMDTSLQKIKKLGLNERQEKAVKYILKTGKISVNEYRKMASCVRRTAQRDIDDLINKKIAKAVRKTLTDPTKHIVLL; encoded by the coding sequence ATGAAAACAAAATTTAATCCAAAATTCACCATAACGCCAAAGATTAATAAAACACTTATAGAAATTGAACGAGTTCGTGGTTTTCTTGATGCAGTAAAACTCAAAGAGGACTGGGTCACCGATATGCAGCAAAAAGCGTTGATTCTTGAATCCCATCATTCAACACATATTGAGGGTACAGCACTAAGTATTGAACAGTCTCAAAACATTTTAGAAGGTAAAAAAGTAAATGATGTTAATCGTGACGATAAAAATGAGCTACTAAATTACAAGCAAGCAATGGATTTTATTTCACGCTATTTAGGAAAAGACGACTCTTTTAGTGAAGGATTGATAAGGGAAATTCATAAGCTACTTGTAAAAAATGTGCGTGGCGGATATGCTGACCCTGGAAACTACCGCAAAATACAGAACTATGTTGTAAATTCTCAAACCAAAGAAGTGGTATATACTCCGCCGAATCCATTTGATGTGCCAATGTTAATGAAAGAATTTGTTGACTGGGTAAATATGTCTGGAGAAATTTCACCAATCCTCATTGCGGGTATCGTTCAGTTTCAGTTTGTTCATATCCATCCATTTATTGATGGCAATGGGCGAACTGCTCGTCTATTATCAACACTTGTCCTTTATAAAACCGGATACGATTTTAAGCGACTTTTTACTATTTCAGAATATTACGATAGAGACCGCCCTCTATATTACAAGGCAATTCAATCTGTGCGAAACAACAACATGAATATGACATATTGGCTCGAATACTTTGTTGCGGGTTTGCATTCTCAAATGGAAGAGATTAGACAAAAAGGTGCACAGTTGATAAAGATGGATACTTCTCTACAAAAGATAAAGAAACTTGGGTTGAACGAACGACAGGAAAAAGCAGTAAAATATATTCTGAAAACTGGTAAAATCAGTGTCAATGAATATCGGAAAATGGCTTCATGTGTTCGTAGAACAGCACAGCGTGATATTGATGACTTAATAAATAAAAAGATAGCAAAAGCTGTTAGAAAAACTCTGACCGATCCAACAAAACACATTGTTTTACTGTGA
- a CDS encoding ATP-binding cassette domain-containing protein, with translation MIKVFEVSKSYGDQVLFDELSFNVNKGEKIGLVGRNGHGKSTIFQMILGNVEPDSGSITAPKNYRIGHLEQHIHFTQPTALEEGALGLPHGEEYDTWKVEKILFGLGFTEEDMDKNPNEFSGGYQIRLNLAKLLVSNPDMLMLDEPNNYLDIVAIRWLEEFLKSWRGEAILITHDRSFMDRVVTHTVAIHRTKAKKIEGDTEKLYTQINQEEEIYEKTRLNEQKKRRQVELFIAKFKAKASFASRANSRVKMLEKQGEMKELETIKDLDLYFNSAHFAADQMMSANEISFSYNGKEPYLIKDFSLVIEKKDRICIIGKNGKGKSTLLKLLAGELTPISGIIKKHSLLQEGYFGQTNKLDLNNDYTVLEEIKSTDKKCLESTARSIAGGLMFPGDDALKKIRVLSGGEKSRVLLGKILVKPTHLLFLDEPTNHLDMQSCDSLIEAIDDFEGSVVMVTHNEMHLRSVATKLVIFDNDKVTIYKGGYDDFLRDIGWSDEANNA, from the coding sequence ATGATTAAGGTTTTTGAAGTATCTAAATCATACGGCGACCAGGTTTTGTTTGATGAATTAAGTTTTAATGTAAACAAAGGCGAAAAAATTGGACTTGTCGGCAGAAACGGGCACGGTAAAAGTACCATTTTTCAAATGATATTGGGCAATGTTGAACCCGATAGTGGAAGCATTACGGCGCCTAAAAATTACCGCATAGGCCACCTTGAACAACACATACACTTTACTCAACCGACTGCTTTAGAAGAAGGCGCTCTTGGTTTGCCGCATGGCGAAGAGTACGACACATGGAAAGTTGAAAAAATACTTTTCGGGCTCGGTTTTACCGAAGAGGATATGGATAAAAACCCAAATGAATTTTCTGGCGGGTACCAAATCCGCCTAAATCTGGCAAAGCTGCTTGTTTCTAACCCTGATATGTTAATGCTTGATGAACCAAACAACTATTTAGACATTGTTGCCATTCGTTGGTTAGAAGAGTTTTTAAAAAGTTGGCGTGGCGAGGCAATACTAATAACCCACGATAGAAGTTTTATGGACAGGGTTGTAACTCATACAGTAGCCATACACCGCACTAAAGCAAAAAAAATTGAAGGCGATACAGAAAAGCTTTATACACAAATAAACCAGGAAGAAGAAATATACGAAAAAACCCGTTTAAACGAACAAAAAAAGCGCCGTCAGGTGGAATTGTTTATAGCCAAATTTAAAGCAAAAGCAAGTTTTGCAAGCCGTGCCAACTCAAGGGTAAAAATGCTTGAAAAACAAGGGGAAATGAAAGAGCTTGAAACTATTAAAGACCTTGATTTGTACTTTAACAGCGCGCATTTCGCGGCAGACCAGATGATGTCGGCAAACGAAATTTCATTCTCATACAACGGCAAAGAACCTTACCTAATAAAAGATTTCTCTTTAGTAATAGAAAAAAAAGACCGTATATGCATAATTGGTAAAAACGGTAAAGGTAAATCAACACTTTTAAAGTTGCTTGCCGGCGAGCTAACCCCAATTAGCGGAATTATAAAAAAACACTCGTTATTGCAAGAGGGATATTTTGGACAAACAAATAAATTAGACCTCAATAATGATTACACAGTCCTTGAAGAAATAAAAAGCACCGATAAAAAGTGCCTTGAAAGCACTGCCCGCTCAATAGCCGGCGGGTTAATGTTCCCTGGTGACGATGCCCTTAAAAAAATAAGGGTTTTATCAGGCGGCGAAAAGAGCAGGGTCTTGCTCGGTAAAATACTTGTTAAGCCAACTCACCTGCTGTTTTTAGACGAACCAACAAACCACTTAGATATGCAATCGTGCGATTCTTTAATAGAGGCAATAGATGATTTTGAAGGTTCTGTTGTAATGGTAACCCATAACGAAATGCATTTAAGAAGCGTAGCCACAAAACTTGTTATATTTGATAACGATAAAGTAACCATATACAAAGGCGGTTATGACGACTTCCTCAGAGACATCGGCTGGTCAGATGAAGCCAATAATGCATAA
- the coaD gene encoding pantetheine-phosphate adenylyltransferase yields the protein MEKTIAVYPGSFDPPTNGHLDIIKRALKLHANVIVGVTNNPDKSTTFTIEKRVQLLKEALKGVKNVTVEPFSGLLVKYLRKKKASIIVRGIRAVSDFEYEFQMALMNRRLDREIETVFLMPDEAYTYLSASMVKQVAKLGGNVSGLVPKCVEKFMRNLKNEK from the coding sequence ATGGAAAAAACAATTGCTGTATATCCGGGTAGTTTTGACCCGCCAACAAATGGCCATTTGGATATAATTAAACGCGCTTTAAAATTGCATGCAAATGTAATTGTCGGAGTCACAAATAACCCTGATAAAAGTACAACATTCACAATTGAAAAAAGGGTACAGCTGCTAAAAGAAGCGCTTAAAGGCGTGAAGAATGTTACTGTTGAGCCATTTTCCGGGCTGCTTGTAAAGTATTTGCGCAAGAAAAAAGCATCTATAATTGTGCGTGGCATTAGAGCGGTATCCGATTTTGAGTATGAATTTCAAATGGCTTTAATGAATAGGCGCTTAGATAGAGAAATTGAAACAGTGTTTTTAATGCCCGATGAGGCGTATACATATTTATCGGCAAGTATGGTAAAACAGGTGGCAAAGCTTGGCGGCAATGTCTCTGGCCTTGTGCCAAAATGTGTTGAAAAGTTTATGAGGAATCTAAAAAATGAAAAATGA
- a CDS encoding A24 family peptidase: protein MHITKLLIPIPFLFVFSFITQKLAIYYKCKINYGFICSILLCSLVVLHFQGLSLYCQIAYLLFFSILVVGAIVDYEHRILPNQLNTLLALLALLYGVFNYFLPAYFTQSFVWTLAGGVFGFLVALLLYKLGHILFKKEAFGMGDVKLFFAVGALLGVKSVLPVLLFASVIGVIVHLFKQCFFTNKKSTYEPNTMAFVPYIYAAMLIYMSFKKSIDVYMFT from the coding sequence TTGCATATAACTAAATTATTAATTCCTATTCCTTTTTTATTTGTTTTTTCTTTCATTACACAAAAGCTTGCTATCTATTACAAATGTAAAATTAATTATGGATTTATTTGCAGCATACTTCTCTGCTCACTTGTAGTATTGCACTTTCAAGGTCTAAGTTTGTATTGCCAAATCGCATATCTTTTGTTTTTTAGCATATTGGTTGTTGGTGCTATTGTTGATTACGAACATAGAATTTTGCCTAATCAACTAAACACCCTCTTAGCGCTTTTGGCTTTGTTGTATGGTGTGTTCAATTACTTTTTACCTGCTTATTTTACACAGTCATTTGTATGGACATTAGCAGGCGGAGTTTTTGGTTTCCTTGTTGCCTTATTGCTCTATAAGCTTGGCCATATTTTGTTTAAAAAAGAAGCATTTGGTATGGGTGATGTGAAGCTGTTTTTTGCCGTAGGTGCGCTGTTGGGTGTTAAAAGTGTGTTACCGGTATTGCTTTTTGCATCTGTAATTGGGGTGATTGTTCATTTATTTAAGCAATGTTTCTTTACCAATAAAAAAAGCACTTATGAGCCAAACACCATGGCATTTGTTCCGTACATCTATGCCGCAATGCTTATATATATGTCTTTTAAAAAATCAATAGATGTTTATATGTTTACATGA
- a CDS encoding helix-turn-helix domain-containing protein, translating into MKTTDLQLLIAEGEGLTIEFKEKYTSKIDRDIVALANSKGGSVLLGVNDSCKITGEKLTNQMKAEILSLARNCDPHITIPRIYNIDNVVVIEVPEGEEKPYSCSSGYFRRLDAATQKMTQKEVGLYFKNSNMVSYEEQFCRDITWDDISIEKIQTYFHEAGINAEKINPHDILISLNLATKASIKNAGVLFFAQKPRRYIIQCETILVSFKGTNRVDIIDRKDVQDDLWTQYQEAMIFLKRHLSIRTEIKGMDRKDYYEIPLEALREAVANALIHRDYSVRGTSIMVEVHEDRVIIKNPGGFPNGMSKEKLGSLSVRRNELIADIFARMHRVERMGSGFKRIKESMEKAGLPFPKISSDEFFIIEFERPKKTVEFVTKSTQKSTQKSTQKILEIIRNNSFVTRTKLAQQIGLSESGVKKQLSKLQKENILKRVGPDKGGHWELVELKPDTKR; encoded by the coding sequence ATGAAAACAACTGATTTGCAATTACTTATTGCCGAAGGCGAAGGGTTAACTATAGAATTTAAAGAAAAATATACCTCAAAAATTGACAGAGATATTGTTGCTTTGGCAAATAGCAAAGGTGGTTCTGTTCTTCTTGGAGTTAATGATTCATGTAAAATCACTGGTGAAAAACTTACCAATCAAATGAAAGCCGAAATATTGTCCCTTGCCAGAAACTGTGACCCTCATATCACAATCCCAAGAATTTACAATATTGACAATGTTGTAGTGATAGAAGTTCCTGAGGGTGAAGAGAAACCATACAGTTGCTCTTCAGGGTATTTTCGCAGGCTCGATGCGGCAACTCAGAAAATGACACAGAAGGAAGTCGGTCTTTATTTTAAAAACTCTAATATGGTTTCATACGAAGAACAATTCTGCCGCGATATTACATGGGACGACATCTCAATAGAGAAAATTCAAACATATTTCCATGAAGCAGGGATAAACGCCGAAAAAATTAACCCACATGATATTCTCATAAGCCTTAACCTTGCTACAAAAGCCAGCATAAAGAATGCAGGTGTACTTTTCTTTGCGCAAAAACCCCGTCGTTATATCATTCAGTGTGAAACAATTCTTGTATCCTTTAAAGGCACGAATCGTGTAGATATCATTGATCGCAAAGATGTACAAGATGATCTGTGGACACAATACCAAGAAGCAATGATATTCTTAAAAAGACATTTGAGTATCAGAACGGAAATCAAAGGTATGGATAGAAAAGATTATTACGAGATTCCACTTGAAGCACTCCGCGAAGCAGTGGCAAATGCTCTCATTCATCGTGACTACAGTGTACGAGGAACAAGTATAATGGTTGAAGTTCACGAAGATCGTGTTATAATAAAAAACCCTGGTGGTTTCCCAAATGGAATGAGCAAGGAGAAATTAGGTTCTCTTTCAGTCAGACGCAACGAACTTATCGCTGATATATTTGCCCGTATGCACAGAGTTGAGCGTATGGGTTCAGGGTTCAAACGCATTAAGGAAAGTATGGAAAAGGCTGGACTTCCGTTCCCAAAGATTTCAAGTGATGAATTTTTTATTATAGAGTTTGAACGACCTAAAAAGACTGTTGAATTTGTTACAAAAAGTACCCAGAAAAGTACCCAGAAAAGTACCCAGAAAATACTTGAAATAATCCGAAACAATAGTTTTGTTACTAGAACAAAACTCGCTCAACAAATAGGTTTAAGCGAAAGTGGTGTCAAAAAACAATTAAGTAAATTACAGAAAGAAAATATTTTAAAAAGAGTCGGTCCAGACAAAGGCGGGCACTGGGAACTTGTGGAATTAAAACCTGACACCAAAAGATAA
- a CDS encoding DUF1805 domain-containing protein — MTKKIKGLIMQTKEIKVNGGVAEGIEISLQNNGALVLINAAKGFIMCGYLDISVANKFGNCAAIVKGVKTVDEMLQKAVVSVSDNASKLGIKEGMSGMQALMLLV, encoded by the coding sequence ATGACAAAGAAAATTAAGGGGCTGATAATGCAAACTAAAGAAATCAAAGTAAATGGCGGAGTGGCAGAGGGTATAGAAATATCTTTGCAAAATAATGGAGCGCTTGTGCTTATCAATGCCGCAAAAGGTTTTATTATGTGCGGTTATTTAGATATTTCGGTCGCAAATAAGTTTGGTAATTGTGCCGCAATTGTAAAAGGCGTAAAAACCGTAGATGAAATGCTGCAAAAGGCCGTTGTCAGCGTATCTGATAACGCAAGTAAGCTTGGAATAAAAGAAGGTATGAGTGGCATGCAGGCACTTATGCTTTTAGTTTAA